CGCGTCGTCGAACACGTTGTCCAGCGACAGCATCGGCACGCCGTGCGGCACGTCGCCCACCACCGCGCCGCCCGCGACCTTCCCGGTCGGCGACTCCGGCAGCACCTCGTCCGGATGCGCCTGCTCGTAGGCCGCGATCGCCCGCACCAGCGCGTCGTACTCGTCGTCCCCGAGCGGGGTCGCCCCGTCCCCGTAGTAGGCGGCGGCGGCCCGCGCGGCGGTGGCAACGGCGTCGGCGTAGTCGCCGGAAGAGAGCGGAGCGGCGTTGTTCATGACCGTCATCCTTCCGTTCCGCACTGACAACCGACCGCCTCCGACCGGACCGCCTGACGCCCCGTCAGCGACGGGTGAAACCCGTTCGGGCGAGAGTGGGATCGCGGAAGCGGGGAAGGCACGCCGAGCGACCCCCGCGAGACCCAGGAGCCACTGACGTGACAGCACCGCCCACCACCGCCTCCCGCGCCGACGACCGGCCGGTCCTCCTCGTCCTGTTCGGGGCGACCGGGGACCTCGCGCGCCGGATGCTCTTCCCCGCGCTGTTCGAACTGTGGGAGCGCGGCCTCCTCCCGGACCGGTTCGAGGTGATCGGCTCGGGCCGCCACTCGCCCGGCACCGACCAGGACTTCCGCCACGACGTCGTGGCGGCGGTCGCCGACTCCGCGGACGGCGCCGACCGCGCGGCGCTGGAACGGTTCGCCGAACGGATCCGGTTCGCCACCGCCTCCGCCGAGGACGGCTCCGGGCTCGCGGCGGCCGTGCAGCAGCGCCGCGCCGCGCTCGGCGAGGGCTGCCGGACCTTCCTCTACCTCTCCGTGCCGCCCGGGCAGGCGGACGGCATGCTGCGGATGACGGACCGCGAGGGCATCGCCCGGGACGCGACCCTGATGGTGGAGAAGCCCGTCGGCGAGGACGTCGACACCGCCCGCGCGCTCAACGCGCTGCTGGCCACCCTCGCCCCCGAGGAACGCGTCCTGCGGGTCGACCACTTCCTCGCCAAGGAGTCGGTGCGCTCCCTGCTGGCCCTGCGCACCGCCAACCCCTGGCTCGCCGGGTCGTGGGACGCCCGGCATATCGCCTCGGTGCTCATCGACGTCCCGGAGAAGATCGACATCGAGGGCCGGGCCGCCTTCATGGAACGCACCGGCACCTTCCGCGACATGATCCCCACCCACCTGTGCCAGGCACTGGCCGCCGCGGCGATGGAACCGCCCTCCTCCGACGACCCGGAGGCGGAACGCGCCGCCCGGCTCCGGCTGTTCGAGCAGACCAGGCCCTTCGACCCGGCCCGGACGGTGTTCGGCCAGTACGAGGGCTACCGGGAGGAGGACGGGGTGGCCGCCGACTCGACCACCGAGACCTTCGCCGCCGTCGAGGTCCGGATCGACAACCCGCGCTGGCAGGGCGTCCCCTTCCTGCTGCGCACCGGCAAGGCCCTGGACTCCGCCGACCACCGGCTCACCGTCCGCTTCCGCCCGACGGCGGACGGGGACGGGGACGGGGACCGGACCAAGGGCGAGGCCGGCACCGAGCTGGTGGTGGGCCTGAGCGCCACGGCGGACGTCCGGTTCGGCGTCCGGCTCAGCCGCCCCGGCCCCCGGCCCGGACTGGTGGACGGGGTGCTGGGCCTGGAGCCGCTGCCCGGCGCCGACGCCTCCCTCGGCGCCTACGCGCAGGTCTTCCACCACGCGCTGAGCGGCGACCACCGGGTGTTCACCACCGCCGCCGAGGTCGAACGGCTCTGGGAGCTCGCCGCACCGGTCCTCGCCGACCCGCCGCCCGCCGTCCGCTACCCCCGGGGCTCGTCCGGACCGGAGGTGCCGGGGATGGCGGGGGTGCCGGAGGTGCCGGAGGTGGCGGACCCGGCGTCGGACCGCGCGGGCTGAGCGCGCGGGCCGGGCGTGCGGCGCCCGCGGCCGGTCAGTGGCCGGTCGCGGGCAGGTCGCGCAGCGCGTTCTCCACGACCTCGGTCAGCGCCGGGTGGATCCACAGCGGGCCGTCGGCGAGTTCGCCGGCCGTCATGCCGGTGGTGAGGGCGACCACCAGGGGCTGGATCAGGGTGGCGGCCTGCGGGCCGAGGATGTGCGCGCCGAGCAGCCGTCCGGTCCGGCGGTCGGCGAGCACCTTGCAAAAGCCCTCGGTGTCCTCCAGCGCCCAGCCGTAGGCCACGTCGGCGTACCGGTGCACGGCGACGGCCGGGTCGAGCCCCTGCTCGCGGGCCTGCCGCTCGGTGAGGCCGACCTGGGCGATCTGCGGGCGGGTGAAGACGGCGGAGGGCACCGCCCCGTAGTCCATGGACCGCTCCTCGCCCGGGTGCAGCAGGTTGTGCGCGACGATCCGGGCCTCGCGGTTGGCGACGTGCTTGAGCGGGACGGGCGTGGCGATGTCGCCGAGCGCCCACACCCCGTCGGCGGTGGTGCGCAGCTGGGCGTCGACGGTGATCCGGCCGTCCTCCCCGGTGGCGACGCCGGCCCGGTCGAGGTCGAGCAGGTCGCTGTTGGGGCGGCGCCCGACGGCCACCAGCAGGGTGTCGGCGCGCAGTTCGGCGCCGTCGTCCAGGGTCAGCCGCAGGTCGCCGGGGCGGCCGGTGACGGCGGTCAGTTCACGGCCCAGCCGCAGGTCCCAGTGCCCGCGCATCGCCTCGGTGAAGGCGGCGGACACCGCCTCGTCCTGCTGCTTCCCGAGCAGCCGGTCCTCCTTCTCCACCACGGTGACGTGGCTGCCCGCGGAGCGGAAGACGTGCGCCAGCTCGGCGGCGATGTAGCCGCCGCCGAGCACCACCAGCCGGGCGGGCGGCTCGGGCAGGCGCATCACGGTGTCGGAGGTCTCGTAGGGCAGGCCGGAGGACGCCACCACGGGCGGGACGACGGGGCGGCCGCCGGCCGCGATGACGATCCGGTCGGCGGTCAGCTCCAGCGGACCGTCGGCGGTGTCCACGGTGAGCCGGCGCGGCCCGGTGAACCGGGCCAGGCCCCGGTGGACGGTGGTGTTCGCGGCGTCCCGGCGGTCCTGCTCGCCCTCGGCGGACGCCGCGTCCAGCCGGCCGAAGACCCGGTCCCGGACCTCGGGCCAGCGCACCTCCCGCAGCCGCGCGTCCACGTCGTGCCGCCCGGCGTCCCGGACGGTGTCGGCGACGTCGGCGGTGACGGCGAGCATCTTGCTGGGGATGCAGCCCGCGTTGAGGCAGGTGCCCCCGAACGGGCCGGCGGAGACGACGGCGACGTCCAGGTCGGCGAAGCGGTCGTCGAGGAGGAGGTTGCCCGAGCCGGCCCCGAGGACCAGGAGATCGTGATGGCGCATGTTCGGAACGTAACCGTTTCCCGGCGGACCATTCCGGACGCCGGTCCGGACGGGTGCCACCCGGAGGCTTCTCCCCGGGCCGGTGGGCCCGTCCGGCGGGCGGACGGAGGAGATGTTCACCCGTTCGGCGCATCCGCACCCATGAGTCGCGCGGAATGGGGGAGGCGTGAGTCAGCACCGTGCAGAACGACATCCCGATGAGGAGAACCCGCCATGGCCCGC
This is a stretch of genomic DNA from Kitasatospora fiedleri. It encodes these proteins:
- a CDS encoding glucose-6-phosphate dehydrogenase (catalyzes the formation of D-glucono-1,5-lactone 6-phosphate from D-glucose 6-phosphate) — protein: MTAPPTTASRADDRPVLLVLFGATGDLARRMLFPALFELWERGLLPDRFEVIGSGRHSPGTDQDFRHDVVAAVADSADGADRAALERFAERIRFATASAEDGSGLAAAVQQRRAALGEGCRTFLYLSVPPGQADGMLRMTDREGIARDATLMVEKPVGEDVDTARALNALLATLAPEERVLRVDHFLAKESVRSLLALRTANPWLAGSWDARHIASVLIDVPEKIDIEGRAAFMERTGTFRDMIPTHLCQALAAAAMEPPSSDDPEAERAARLRLFEQTRPFDPARTVFGQYEGYREEDGVAADSTTETFAAVEVRIDNPRWQGVPFLLRTGKALDSADHRLTVRFRPTADGDGDGDRTKGEAGTELVVGLSATADVRFGVRLSRPGPRPGLVDGVLGLEPLPGADASLGAYAQVFHHALSGDHRVFTTAAEVERLWELAAPVLADPPPAVRYPRGSSGPEVPGMAGVPEVPEVADPASDRAG
- a CDS encoding mycothione reductase, with the protein product MRHHDLLVLGAGSGNLLLDDRFADLDVAVVSAGPFGGTCLNAGCIPSKMLAVTADVADTVRDAGRHDVDARLREVRWPEVRDRVFGRLDAASAEGEQDRRDAANTTVHRGLARFTGPRRLTVDTADGPLELTADRIVIAAGGRPVVPPVVASSGLPYETSDTVMRLPEPPARLVVLGGGYIAAELAHVFRSAGSHVTVVEKEDRLLGKQQDEAVSAAFTEAMRGHWDLRLGRELTAVTGRPGDLRLTLDDGAELRADTLLVAVGRRPNSDLLDLDRAGVATGEDGRITVDAQLRTTADGVWALGDIATPVPLKHVANREARIVAHNLLHPGEERSMDYGAVPSAVFTRPQIAQVGLTERQAREQGLDPAVAVHRYADVAYGWALEDTEGFCKVLADRRTGRLLGAHILGPQAATLIQPLVVALTTGMTAGELADGPLWIHPALTEVVENALRDLPATGH